A single region of the Aquarana catesbeiana isolate 2022-GZ linkage group LG07, ASM4218655v1, whole genome shotgun sequence genome encodes:
- the IHO1 gene encoding interactor of HORMAD1 protein 1 — protein sequence MNLNVWNIKDMFSIPPGAGAYKSSNRSAASTDHSSLTDSQFLFSSQFCPESSQPGSMDYKSQANYQKNSNPNSQESEPSMLQKYQSKPPLCCTDGKERGPFQAFGKANNKSIIEQFEERKKKAKEKYESEQLNQLIFQIHETIQELKMSLSHVEENTNLKCKSLLDSMDATSKALQENIAFYHESMQKMVSTKCSCRQALLDLENKILLKDAELTDLKSNVQLLATSVDAMKSQQCEKHLELSEKLTRLSDSIKSSEDKILSQIHNLNYVSKPAQHLKENTTQTSPTSAHNLPAEEHISSQFRTTGTCLDVSNLSHSRVQNTCDGISNGFPSQHRKNLCLTGLRGVTTRSGAKSLGSTESSGVALESPENHLGSNAGGRRVHFSKGDTTDVRCLQQFDHNDHCVPVEQDHLHQRTEQHNGKENRLTAFRCKKKKGNANKRRENSKNRRGFSIKNTTQVIPRAVAGNSQDKSKNEPVTHKRDNSVRQTENCFTLCAERCESSLPVTPVPLRKAQKKNSRKCTMLIPQKTVKQIANEENRDEGRDSVSKTEGYPEDSDLLIWDSKPLYCGTDRKNSKAWFPPSSPSRNSSSTNLNIQEEQQDLISLFFDSSDDSD from the exons ATGAATCTCAATGTTTGGAACATCAAAGACATGTTCAGCATTCCTCCAGGAGCAGG AGCTTATAAGTCTTCAAATCGCAGTGCCGCTTCCACTGACCATTCCAGCCTGACAGATTCACAGTTCCTGTTCAGTTCGCAGTTCTGCCCTGAGAGCTCCCAGCCAGGATCCATGGATTATAAATCACAGGCAAATTATCAGAAGAACTCAAACCCAAACTCGCAGGAG AGTGAACCAAGCATGCTTCAGAAATACCAGTCTAAGCCTCCTCTGTGCTGTACTGATGGCAAAGAAAGGGGCCCATTTCAGGCGTTTGGAAAAGCAAATAACAAAAGCATTATTGAGCAatttgaagaaagaaagaaaaaggccaAAGAAAAATATGAGAG CGAGCAATTAAACCAGCTGATCTTCCAGATTCATGAAACTATACAGGAG TTGAAAATGTCTCTCAGCCACGTGGAAGAAAACACAAACTTAAAGTGCAAGTCGCTTTTGGATTCTATGGATGCAACTTCTAAGGCCT TGCAGGAAAATATCGCTTTTTACCACGAGTCAATGCAGAAAATGGTGTCAACTAAATGCAGTTGCAGACAAGCGTTGTTGGACTTAGAAAATAAAATTCTTTTG AAAGATGCAGAGCTGACAGATCTGAAATCAAACGTACAGCTGCTGGCGACGAGCGTGGATGCGAtgaagtcacagcagtgtgaaaaGCACCTGGAGCTGTCAGAAAAATTAACACGCTTGTCAGACTCCATAAAGTCATCAGAAGATAAAATCCTCAGCCAGATTCACAACCTTAATTACGTTTCTAAGCCTGCGCAACACTTGAAAGAAAATACGACGCAGACGTCTCCCACCAGCGCTCACAACCTGCCTGCCGAAGAACATATCTCATCACAGTTCAGAACAACGGGGACTTGTCTAGATGTCTCGAATCTCTCACATAGCAGGGTTCAGAACACATGTGATGGAATTAGCAATGGATTTCCTTCACAACACAGAAAAAATCTTTGTCTAACCGGATTAAGAGGTGTAACAACGCGTAGCGGTGCCAAATCTCTCGGCAGCACAGAGAGCTCCGGCGTTGCTTTAGAATCTCCAGAGAACCATCTGGGATCAAACGCTGGTGGCCGAAGAGTACATTTCAGTAAAGGCGACACCACGGACGTACGCTGCCTGCAGCAATTTGATCACAACGATCACTGCGTCCCAGTAGAGCAGGACCATCTCCACCAACGCACAGAGCAACACAATGGGAAAGAAAACAGATTAACTGCCTTCAGGtgtaagaaaaagaaaggaaacgCAAATAAGCGTAGGGAAAATTCCAAGAACAGAAGAggcttttctattaaaaatactACTCAAGTTATTCCCAGAGCGGTGGCTGGTAATTCACAGGATAAATCTAAAAATGAACCTGTCACTCACAAACGGGATAACTCCGTCAGACAGACGGAAAATTGTTTTACGCTTTGTGCTGAGAGATGTGAATCTTCATTACCTGTCACTCCGGTGCCGCTGAGAAAAGCTCAGAAAAAAAATAGCCGGAAATGTACTATGCTTATTCCCCAGAAAACAGTAAAGCAGATTGCAAATGAAGAAAATAGGGATGAGGGTAGGGACAGCGTTTCCAAAACAGAGGGCTATCCTGAAGACAGCGATCTGCTCATATGGGATAGCAAGCCCTTGTATTGTGGTACGGATCgcaagaacagcaaggcctggtTTCCACCTTCAAGTCCCTCTCGCAACAGTTCTTCTACGAATCTCAACATACAAGAGGAGCAGCAGGACTTAATTTCTTTGTTTTTCGATAGTAGCGATGATTCTGATTGA